In Brienomyrus brachyistius isolate T26 chromosome 19, BBRACH_0.4, whole genome shotgun sequence, one DNA window encodes the following:
- the LOC125714457 gene encoding 5-hydroxytryptamine receptor 1D-like, translated as MERPSQLSPTPVIYVGILDTSTNDTNWNYTSKPGGTSANLAFQAGLGATLSVITFATTLSNAFVIATIYQSRKLHTPANFLIASLAVTDLLVSILVMPISVVYTVSHTWSLGQTICYIWLSSDISCCTASILHLCVIALDRYWAITDAIEYSKKRTPARAAGMIVTAWVIAISISLPPLYWRHVKAEELNSCNVNNDNIFYTIYSTFGAFYIPTLLLIVLYGRIYVEARKRILKQPLKKAGKRLTSAHLITDSPGSAASGASLSYGTQEITAHGSASSDSPNQVKVTVSDSLLEKKRISAARERKATKTLGIILGAYIICWLPFFIYTLLVPICTSCTNYPELFDVFTWLGYLNSLINPIIYTMSNEDFKKAFHKLIRFRCCVS; from the coding sequence ATGGAGCGTCCGAGTCAGTTGAGCCCGACGCCTGTCATTTATGTCGGAATACTGGACACTTCAACCAACGACACCAATTGGAATTACACATCCAAACCTGGCGGGACATCTGCGAATCTTGCTTTTCAGGCCGGCTTAGGTGCAACCCTGTCTGTCATAACTTTTGCCACTACGTTGTCTAACGCGTTTGTAATAGCCACCATTTACCAATCTAGGAAACTTCACACTCCTGCGAACTTCCTTATAGCCTCGCTGGCGGTGACAGACCTGTTAGTGTCCATCCTAGTGATGCCCATAAGTGTGGTGTACACAGTGAGCCACACATGGAGCTTAGGACAGACAATCTGCTACATTTGGTTATCCTCGGACATATCGTGCTGCACAGCCTCTATCCTTCACTTGTGCGTAATTGCGCTGGATCGCTACTGGGCAATAACTGATGCCATCGAATACTCCAAAAAGCGGACCCCAGCCCGGGCTGCTGGTATGATAGTCACCGCCTGGGTCATAGCCATCTCCATCTCCCTGCCGCCCCTGTACTGGCGCCATGTGAAAGCGGAGGAGCTGAACAGTTGCAACGTGAATAATGACAACATTTTCTACACTATTTATTCAACTTTTGGGGCATTCTACATCCCCACCTTGCTACTTATAGTGCTCTACGGTCGGATCTACGTGGAGGCCAGGAAAAGGATCCTAAAACAGCCGCTGAAGAAAGCGGGGAAGAGGCTGACTTCAGCGCACTTGATCACGGACTCGCCGGGATCCGCGGCGTCCGGCGCTTCGCTGAGCTACGGCACGCAGGAAATCACCGCCCACGGCAGCGCTTCGTCCGACAGCCCGAACCAGGTGAAGGTGACCGTGTCGGACTCGCTGTTAGAGAAAAAGCGGATCTCGGCTGCCAGGGAGAGAAAAGCCACCAAAACTTTGGGGATAATCCTGGGCGCATATATCATATGCTGGTTGCCGTTTTTTATTTACACGCTGCTGGTGCCAATATGTACATCGTGCACTAACTACCCAGAGTTGTTTGATGTGTTCACCTGGCTTGGTTATCTCAATTCTTTAATAAATCCGATCATTTATACTATGTCAAATGAGGATTTTAAGAAGGCTTTTCACAAACTCATACGTTTTAGGTGCTGTGTCTCATGA